A stretch of Thermodesulforhabdus norvegica DNA encodes these proteins:
- a CDS encoding TetR/AcrR family transcriptional regulator, translating to MERLSRRERERLRHRREILDAALELFSERGYHNVSVRDIAQKAEFSIGTIYKFFEGKEDLYRSLMLDKAEELHAQLIEALRREGDEVEKLRRFITTKCRLFRENVKIVRLYFTETRGAGFSIKAGLDQEIRKKYDECLKLVASIFRSGMEKKIFNDLSDPYRLAVALDSVCNGFIFLWLEKPEEHPLPEDPNLILDIFFKPLLLQSS from the coding sequence ATGGAAAGACTTTCACGGCGCGAAAGAGAGCGCCTCAGGCATCGTCGGGAAATTTTGGATGCTGCCCTGGAACTCTTCTCGGAAAGAGGGTATCACAATGTTTCGGTAAGAGACATTGCCCAAAAAGCCGAATTTTCCATAGGGACCATTTACAAGTTCTTCGAAGGCAAGGAAGATCTCTACAGATCTCTTATGCTCGATAAGGCCGAGGAGTTACACGCTCAGCTTATTGAGGCTCTTCGGCGTGAAGGCGATGAGGTTGAAAAATTGCGCAGGTTTATTACCACTAAATGTCGCCTCTTTCGGGAAAACGTTAAAATCGTTCGGCTTTACTTTACGGAAACCAGAGGGGCGGGTTTTTCCATAAAGGCCGGTTTGGACCAGGAAATCAGAAAGAAGTATGATGAGTGTCTGAAATTGGTGGCATCCATCTTCAGGTCGGGTATGGAGAAAAAAATATTCAATGACCTTTCAGATCCTTACAGGCTGGCCGTGGCTCTGGATAGTGTCTGTAATGGCTTTATTTTCCTGTGGCTTGAAAAGCCGGAGGAACATCCCCTGCCGGAAGATCCGAATTTGATTCTTGATATTTTCTTCAAACCTCTTCTGCTTCAATCAAGCTAG